The Kwoniella dendrophila CBS 6074 chromosome 1, complete sequence genome contains a region encoding:
- a CDS encoding diphthamide biosynthesis protein 2 has translation MSDALSTPAEHAFVHPELEEILENAKAGSTSMGDGNEGISIEQAFEVEETVRRILEGGYKTIGLQFPDELLPSSVQVYRAIQTKIQHTGAQAYVLADSTYGNCCPDVLSCLHLPADFLVHYGHACLTPTDAIPVFYVFPRRKFDIKHAAENFVEASKDDLGEEDGKKGAIVIWDVAFDWLVDQIRETFSQICSHPINFATIQRPTSTSVQQADQSEKSKGKVPALRSIEPPPGLDLDDCVLWYIGEEGRSSINLQMTHANNPLYVYSPSSTSVTSLHRQTSRLLSKRLFALHQALNADIFGLIVSNIGLHSSQTLVKQLREDLKRAKKKSYTLSVGRLNPAKLANFSEIECFVLIGCNEGGLVDNQKDFLQPIITPWELELALQGESHIWNPAKWTLDLNKVLKEAQERELVENTKINGNKNGEDGEESNDDGPEFSLITGKMRTKKTFGAATDSTEIPNEGIQSLTLRNQNFSLAKLESAGSNFLASREFKGLEPRYGMDEPSLLEEGRSGVARGYTEEK, from the exons ATGTCCGACGCTCTTTCAACACCGGCTGAACATGCTTTCGTTCATCCCGAATTAGAGGAAATTTTAGAAAATGCAAAAGCAGGTTCAACTTCAATGGGAGATGGCAATGAAGGTATATCTATAGAACAAGCTTTTGAAGTGGAAGAAACCGTTAGAAGGATATTGGAAGGTGGATACAAGACT ATTGGTCTACAATTTCCAGACGAGCTTTTACCTTCATCCGTACAAGTGTATCGAGCGATCCAAACTAAAATTCAACATACTGGTGCACAAGCATACGTTTTGGCTGATAGTACATATGGAAA TTGTTGCCCTGATGTCCTAAGTTGTTTACATCTGCCGGCTGATTTCTTGGTACACTATGGACATGCTTGTTTAACACC AACCGATGCCATACCTGTATTTTACGTTTTTCCAAGACGGAAATTCGATATAAAACATGCAGCAGAAAATTTCGTTGAAGCtagtaaagatgatttagggGAAGAGGATGGTAAGAAAGGTGCTATAGTCATCTGGGATGTTGCTTTTGACTGGTTAGTAG ATCAAATAAGGGAAACTTTCAGTCAAATCTGTTCTCATCCTATAAACTTTGCTACTATTCAAAGACCAACTTCGACGTCGGTTCAACAAGCGGATCAATCGGAGAAGTCCAAAGGCAAAGTGCCAGCTCTTAGATCCATCGAACCGCCACCTGGACTGGACTTAGATGATTGTGTTCTATGGTATAtcggtgaagaaggtagaagtaGCATCAATCTGCAAATGACTCATGCCAATAATCCT CTATACGTatattcaccatcatcaacttccGTTACATCATTACATCGACAAACATCAAGGTTATTATCTAAAAGATTATTTGCATTACATCAAGCATTAAATGCAGATATATTTGGATTAATCGTATCGAATATTGGACTACATTCTTCACAAACTCTAGTTAAACAACTGAGAGAAGATTTGAAGAGAGCTAAGAAGAAATCATATACTTTATCAGTTGGTAGATTAAACCCAGCAAAATTAGCGAATTTTTCAGAAATTGAATGTTTCGTATTGATTGGttgtaatgaaggtggtttggttgataatcaaaaagatttTTTACAACCTATTATTACTCCATGGGAATTGGAATTAGCTTTACAAGGCGAAAGTCATATCTGGAATCCGGCTAAATGGACTTTGGATTTGAACAAAGTCTTAAAAG AAGCTCAAGAAAGAGAGTTAGTGGAAAATACCAAGATCAACGGaaataaaaatggtgaagatggcgAAGAAAGTAATGACGATGGACCTGAATTTTCGTTGATCACAGGAAAAATGAGAACCAAAAAGACCTTTGGAGCGGCTACGGACTCTACTGAAA TCCCCAATGAAGGTATACAGTCCCTTACTTTGCGAAATCAGAATTTTTCTCTCGCGAAATTGGAATCTGCTGGAAGCAATTTCTTAGCTTCAAGAGAATTCAAAGGTTTAGAACCTAGATATGGGATGGATGAGCCTAGTTTGTtggaagaaggtagaagtgGTGTGGCTAGAGGTTATACTGAAGAAAAGTAG